The Malus domestica chromosome 10, GDT2T_hap1 nucleotide sequence TCTAGTAATTGTCATTTTTATCTGGCAAAAGTTTCTACCGTTtgagagaaaaaataaattctTAAATCATCCTAATTCATATTTATAATAGAATCCTAGAGGAGACACAACATCATCCAAACACAGACAAGGTGTCGGCCAGATTGAATAATTTAAGCAGGATTTCCCTCGATTTTTATAGCTAATTTGCACTTTTAACTATGAATTACTAGCAGACATGTTTTCCTTAACTAACTACAGCATCAAAATATGGTAAGTATTGGATGCGAAGATTTTGCCATATGGCCAATAAATTATATGTTTCTTTAGGTAATTAACCATGTTTCACGAAATTGGAAGTCTCACTAGATTCCACAATATACATTCACATCTTTTTTAGCTGCAGGCTCTTTTGCAGTATTCCACTATTTCTGTTTGGTTCAGCAACATCTGACTATCTGATACTGATTTGACAAATACGGAAAGTCGCATATGAAGTTTTACAAGcaagaatatattatttaatattcgTCGCTAAAGGGTGCATGAAACCGATGGTGACGCCAGTTCCCTAAATGACACGCATGAGATGCACCAAAGTAAATACCTCTCACATTTATCTTACAAGTAAATAGCTAGAGTGCTAAGTTGAAGAGTGACTGATTCAGGCATAATTCAAATTTGAAAGGGAATTATTATTgacataaattttgaaattatgtAAATTAGCATATGTTGTGAGCTAGTGAAGGGTAGAATATGCCTTATGGTCGATCGAAGGTCCTGTGCGACTTGAACTCAAATATGTTGAAAAAGTTGTGTTTCTCTTAAATTTTTCCGCAAGAAGAACATACATATCAATACCGTGAACAGTAAAGTAGGAAAATGTGGTAGCATAGAGAAGGGGAAGCAAAGGAAGtcagagaaaaaagagagactTGTCTGATTATATGCACCAATCGACTACACACAAGTTTTAAAGAAAGTATAAATGTAGTGCTAGACATGTATATATCTGACATGTTTATATGATCCTTGTGCAAAGTCCCTTCAATAAGCTAtgtatatttacactaaaaaagaACGAAAGAAGGAAAGGTAGTTGAAAGAAACGAAGTAAACTGAGTTAACTTGGAGTTTCCAGTCACATCTTTCGAGAAATTTGTACTTGTACCTCAGAGAAAGAGCAAGTgcacaaaaaaagaagaaaaggaaaaaaagtatTTCCAAACCAAGATCAAACATTATTCTGTAATTTGTTTGATAGAAACTAGCATTCACCACTAGGCATCTAAATATTACTTAGATTAGTGTATTTTCTCTCTGCACTCaagtttaaataatatttttataatcTAAATGATTTTTGTGTTGAATACCACTGGTATATATCCGAAATAAGCACAACAGTAATACTGTTTTTGCATTAATAAACTGACCCAATCAGAATAATTTCCCACAGAGATGATAGATCTAATTAGTGAAATCAAAGTGATACACAGATAAGAAGACCAGAATTATTTCATGAAACACAGGTCTTTTTAGCTAGCATATATAGCAGTAGTGGCTACCAACAACCACATATGATAAATTaactaaaaccctaatttgacAGCATCCAAAATTAAATACCGCATAAGTCTTAAAAgatttaagaaaaaagaaatataatacCGGCCCTCATTACTTCCGTTGATGATAATAATAACAGCTAGCTTTGCCTTATTGTTGACTGGGATAATGGTGATGATGATCTGGCGGCGGCAGAGGCGGTGGAGGCAGCTGTTGAGGCAGAGGCGGCCTCTTCCGCTTCTTCTTCTCGTAGCTGATGCCTCTTGCTTTGGACTGCAAATCACGAACCTCACGAAGGTAAAGCCTCACGGCTCGAGCACCAAAGGGGTTGGCTTCAGGCTTCCCTCCGTTTTCTTCGAAGGCGGCGCGGAGGCGGCCGATGAGGGCGTCGAGGCTTCCCCATGCCTGGCGCAGCGGGCAGGGGCAGGGAGCTGGAGGGTTTGGATGGCCGTAAAAGGGGCAGATTGGGGTGTGGACTTTGGTCTTGCCAAACTGGTCAAGGTACCGGAGGAATTCGAGAACGTGAGCCCCACTGCaccaggagagagagagtggagggCGGTGGTTCTTGAGGTACTGTCCGAAGGTGTTCCAGTCACGCCGCTTTTGGTTCTCGTAGCGGCTGCTGGAACCAGGAGATGACGACGAGGAAGGAGAAGATGAGCTTCCAGCAGCCGCTACCAGATTAGCAGTGGTAGTACTACTAGCAGTAGCAGCACTGCTGTTCATTGTCGTGGATGTGTTGATAATTAGGTTATGGCTCGATGCCATGGTGATCTCATGGTGGTGAGAGCTTGAACTTCCATCCATATCTTGGATTGAATCCAtggaattagggtttctaaaggttttgtttttaagtactCTTGATCTTTTGTTCTAGGGTTTCTTCTGAAGGAAAAAAAGTGTTTTATAATAATGAAAGCTTAGTAAACCACACCGATGAAGAAGGGGAGGTAAAAGAAGACAAAAGGTCTGGCAATTGATTGATATTACAGAATTTCCATTTTCTGAAAAGAGGTGGagggagggaggaagaaagagaaCAGAGGGAAATAGAGAGGGGAAGAGAGCTGGAAATGGTGAAGCAAAAGAAGATTTTTTGTGTTGAGTTAAGAGGGAAGTGATGAGATTGATGGGAGAGTACAAGCAAGCATGTG carries:
- the LOC103445622 gene encoding protein LIGHT-DEPENDENT SHORT HYPOCOTYLS 4-like — translated: MDSIQDMDGSSSSHHHEITMASSHNLIINTSTTMNSSAATASSTTTANLVAAAGSSSSPSSSSSPGSSSRYENQKRRDWNTFGQYLKNHRPPLSLSWCSGAHVLEFLRYLDQFGKTKVHTPICPFYGHPNPPAPCPCPLRQAWGSLDALIGRLRAAFEENGGKPEANPFGARAVRLYLREVRDLQSKARGISYEKKKRKRPPLPQQLPPPPLPPPDHHHHYPSQQ